TGGCGATGACGGCCACTAGCATCGGGATCTCCCACGGATGCCGCTGCGGGCTGCCGGCGAAGCGGGCCGGAGGCAGCCAATGCGCGTCGGGCGGTAGCTGCAGCGGCTCCGGGGCCGGTCCGGCGGGGATCCCCGGGACCGAAGGGATCGGTGAAGTCATGCCGGGGGTCGTTTCTGGTTGCGCCACGACTCCAAACTATAGTGGCGCCATGCGCGTCTACCTGGGGGCCGACCATGCCGGCTTCGAATTGAAGAACCGAATCGCCGAGCACCTGCGGTCCGCCGGCCACGAAGTGGTCGACTGCGGCGCGCACGAGTACGACGCGCTCGACGACTATCCGGCGTTCTGCATCGACGCCGCGACGAAGACCGTCGCCGACCCGGGCAGCCTGGGCATCGTCCTCGGCGGCAGCGGCAACGGCGAGCAGATCGCCGCGAACAAGGTGCCCGGTGCGCGCTGCGCCCTGGCGTGGAGCACCGAAACCGCCGAACTGGCCCGCCAGCACAACAACGCGCAGCTCATCGGTATCGGCGGCCGCATGCACACCGAGGAAGAGGCGCTGGCCATCGTCGACGCCTTCTTGGCGGCGAAGTGGTCGGAGGAGCCGCGGCACCAGCGTCGCATCGACATCCTCGCCGAGTACGAGCGCACCGGCATCGCCCCCGCCGTGCCCGGTGCCTGAGGGACATACCCTTCACCGACTCGCCCGACGTCAGCAACGACTGTTCGGCGGGCATCCGGTCGCGCTGAGCAGCCCGCAGGGGCGTTTCGCCGACGAGGCGGCCGCCCTGGACGGCTGGACCTTTCACCGCGCGCAGGCGTGGGGCAAGCACCTCGTCCAGGAATACCGATCGCCGGATTCGACGCCGCGCGCGGGAGCACGGCAGCTGGTCCACATCCATCTGGGTATCTACGGCGCCTTCCGCGACCTGCCGGTTCCGCCCGGGCCGCCCGTCGGACAGGTGCGGCTGCGGATCGTCGGGCCCGATGCTGCCGTCGACCTGCGCGGTCCCAACGCGTGTGAGCTGTACACGCCCGCGGACCTCGACGATCTGATCGCCCGCCTCGGGCCCGATCCGCTGCGTGCCGACGCCGACCCGAGTCGCGCGAAAGCGGCGATCCAGCGCTCCAAACGACCCGTCGGCGCGTTGTTGATGGATCAGAAGGTCATCGCCGGCGTCGGCAACGTCTACCGCGCCGAGGTGTTGTACCGCGCGGGTATCAACCCGTACCGTCCCGGGACATCGATCTCCGACGAGGAGTTCGACGCACTCTGGACCGACCTGCTGCTCCTCATGCCGGTGGGCGTGCGCCGGGGCCAGATGCATGTGATGCGCCCCGACGACGATCACGGCGCCCCGTCGTACCGGCCCGACCGTCCGCGCACCTATGTCTATCGCCGCGCCGGTGAACCGTGCCGGATCTGCGGCACCCCCGTCGCCCATGCGGTCATGGAGGGCCGGAACCTGTTCTGGTGCCCGACGTGTCAGCCGTAGCGACCTAGCCCGCAGCGGCGTCGGCGATCACGCGGCCTTCGGTGGCTGTCCCCAACAGTAACGTTCGCCATCGGCGATGGCGCAGGTGAACGTGACGCCCGCCGCCACCTGGGTGACTCTGGAAAGCCCCGGGACCTGCGTGGGAACGTAGTATTCGCCAGCCGGCAGACCGAGTCGGCCGGTCTTGAGCACGTCGTTGCCCCAGCAGTAGGCGAGACCGTGGGCGGCAGCGCAGAAGTAGTCGTCGCCGCCCGAGACCGATGTGGGGTCGGTCAGGACGTCGACCCGGGTCGGGCTGAAGGGGCCGACGTCGTTTTGGCCGTTGCCGACCATTCCGTAGAGGCCCTGTCCCCAGCAGTAGACCGAGGTCTTGGTAACGGCGCACCAGGTCTTGCCGAACCCGGTAGCGGCCAGAGCGACGACCCCCGACGGCCCGGCGATGGTGGCCGCGTACGCGGGGAAATCGGACGGCTTCTCGATCGGGGCACCGGTAGCCGTCTGTGCCTGACAGGTGACGTTGGCCGGTCCGGTGGAGATGACGCAGGTCGACATGAGCGTGGTCAGGACTGCTGTCGAGGGCGGAAAGATATTCATCGCCGTGGCGCGATCCGAACCGGGTTTGCTCTTGTCGAATGGCGGGATGAGGGCGCCGGTGGCTCCCCAGCACTTCACGGTGCCATCGGCGACGACGGCGCACGCCCGGTAGGGCGAGGTGCTGATGCTGATGGCGTCGGTGACGGGGCCTTCGGTGTCCTTCTTGTCGTCGGAGACGTTGAGCGGGCCGGTGCCCCAGCAGGAGACCTTGCGCTTCGGCCCGCCGATCGCGCAGGAATAGTCGCTACCCACCGAGATGTCCGAGACATTGCTGTCGCTCTTCTGCCCCGCGACGAGGTGCTGGGTGGTTGGCCCGTTCTGCTTTCCGGTGCCCAGCTGATAGCGGGAGTCGTCGGTTCCCCAGCAATAGACCTTTCCGGCAGCAATGCCGCAGGCGGTGATGCCTTTCGCGTTGAGCCCGTAGTTCGCCGCGGTGGAGATCGAGGTCCACGAACCCTTTTGCACCCCGGGCGGATTGGGGATGTGCCAGGCCTCGTTCTGGATCGGGTGGTGGTCGCGGGTCGCGACAATTCCGCCGACCGTCCCGCCTGCGGCCAGCAGGATGGCGACGACGGCGGCAATGAGGTACTTCTTCCGCTTCCGCTTCGGCTTGACGGTCACGAATGTCGGGCTGGTGACACCACCGGGGAACGGGCCGTTGATGGCGGTGCCGGGGTAGGGGGTGTGCGCGGCGGGGGTGGGGAACAGGTTGGGCTGCGGCGGCCTGCTCACGGCGGGCGGTATCGGCGTGGTCATCGCCCCGGGGATCAGCGTCTGCTGAGACGGGGTGGAGATTGCGGCACCGAGCGCCGTAGCGAAGTCGGTGCAGGTGGGGTAGCGCTCGGCGGGGTTCTTGGCGAGTGCTCGGGTGAGAACGTGATCGGCCGCGGCGAGGTCGGGCCGGTGGCGCGAGATGGCGGGCGGCGGCGCGGTGGTGTGCGCGGCGAGGAGTTCACCGGTCGACCCGGTGTACGGCGTGTGGCCGGTCAGAGCCTGGAAGGCGGTGACGGCCAGCGAATACTGGTCCGAGGCGGGCGAGGCCGGTTCACCGCGGATGATCTCCGGCGCCATGTAGGGCGGGGAGCCCAAGGGAGCGAACGGCTGGGTGAGGTTCACCGGGTTGGTCGCGGTGTCCTTGACGATGCCGAAGTCGACGAGGATGGCACGGTCGAGATGGCCGGACGGGGCGCGGGTGAGAATGATGTTCGCCGGCTTCACGTCGCGGTGGATCACGCTGCGCGCGTGGGCATAGTCCAGTGCGGCAGCGACTTGGCTGATGGTCTGGGCGACCGTCGGGGCCGGCAACTGGCCGGCGGTCGCGGCCAGATCCTCGCCGGCCAGATAGTCCATCGTGTACCAGGGCACACCGTCGGTCACGCCGAACTCGTGGATGGTGACGATGCCGGGATGATGCAGATTGGCCGCGGCGCGGGCCTCGCGTCGGAAGCGTTCGTCGGCGTTGTCCATGCCGGTCTGGGCCCGGACCGTCTTCAGCGCCTCCTCGCGCTCCAAGCGCGGATGCGAGACGCGGTACACCGTGCCCATCCCGCCGGTCCCGAGGACATCGATGATCCGATAGCCCGCGAACACCTCGCCCGGTTCGAACGCCATCAGTACTGCCCCCGTAGGTCTGCCTTGTGCTGCGATGTGCGCACCTAGGAAAGGATACGAGGCGATGCCGACATCAGACCAATCAGTAGGGTTGCGGGCTCAGTCGCAGAAAGCGGCCAGAACCCGACGAACAGCGCGCTCGTCGGCCAATTCGGCTCGGGCGTCGGAGTTTGCCCGGTAGAACTCGAGGAAATCCAGCAGACGGTAGGTGCCGACGGCGAGGAGGTCGGCCGGGCAGATGACCGGCCCCGATTCCGTCCCGAACTTCACCGGCGCGAAGCGGTGACAGGGAACGAAGTCGATGCCGCGCGTCGCGAGGTGGATACCGGCGTTTCGGCCGTCGGCGACGGCCTCCACGTCGGTGATCTCGTCCCACGAGAGTTGCTGGGAGACGAGGAACCGGCGAGAGGTGACTGTCGTCGGCGAACACCTCACCTCGGGGAACCGTGCCCAGCCGAACAGGAACCAGGTTCCAACAACCACGTACCAGACGGCCAACGCCGCTCCGACTACGGGAAAGCCGAGCCGTTGCGACTCGGACGGCATGGGAAACGACAGGCGGCCGGTCCAGGTGCCGAGTGCGAATGTGGCACCGGCGATGACGGTGCAGACAATCGCAACGACGGTCAAGAGCCGCACTGCCGTCGACTGTCTGAAGACGATGCCGTCGTTGGTCACCCGGATCGACCTCGGATCGGGACGGTACTCGGGACGACGATGGCGGTGCACCTCACCGATGGGGAACCAGGCAGCGAGCCAGGCGATGGCCCCAGGGAGGTAGAAGAGCGCATACAGCCACCGCCCGTCGAGCACTGCCCGGCTACCGTGCCACAGCCAAAACGCAGCGAAGAACCACATCAAAACGTAGAGCATCCATAGGCGCGCGGTATTGGAGAGCTGGTCCCACGCACTGGTCAATTGATGCGGCCCATATCGTCGGCGATGGTGGCGCTGAGTTCGGTGAGCGCCTCGCGCGCCGCACGGCTGACCTGATCGAGGTCGACGATGGACCCCTCGGCAAGATGCTCGTCGTACGGGAGTTCGTGCACGGCCCGGCATTTGGTGAGGAAGTGCTGTGCGAGCTGGTCGGCGTCGATCCGCGACGAGCCGGCGCGCGAACTGCTGATCACCAGCACCGCGTTGGACACGAGGTGGCCGTATCCGTGGGCCTGGAGCCAGTCGAGGGTCGCGTCGGCACTGCGCGCGCCGTCGAGCGCGGGGGAGGTGACCAGGATGATCGAGTGGGCCAGGTCGAGGACCCCGCGCATCGCCGAGTGGCTCAGGCCGGTCCCGCAGTCGGTCAGAATGATGTTGTAGTAGCGCTGCAGAATCGCCATCACCTGGCGGTACTCGTCCTCGCTGAACGATTCGGCCTGAGCGGGATCGCGCTCGGAGGCGAGCACTTCGAGCCGGTTGGGTGCCTGCGACGTGTGGGCGCGGACGTCGGAGTAGCGCTGGATCGTCGTGTCGGCGATCAGGTCGCGGACGGTCGAGTTCGTCTGCAACGGGACGCGCTGTGCCAGCGTGCCGAGGTCGGGATTGGCGTCGACGGCGATCACGCGGTCGCCGCGCAGCGTGGCGAAGGTGGCGCCCAGGCCGATGGTCGTCGTCGTCTTGCCCACGCCGCCCTTCAACGAGAGGACGGCGATGCGGTAGTCGCCGCGAATCGGCTGGTTGACGCGGGCGAGCAGCTGTTCGTGGATGCTGGTCTGCCCGACGCCGCGTCGACCGAAACCGGGCAGTCCCCGCCACCTCTGTCGCATGCTCGTGCGCGTCATCGACGCCAGATTGTCGACGCCCGGAACCTGCGGACGAAGGGCCGGCGGGCGGTGCTGCACGGGTGGCGGACCGGGTGCGTACTGCCCCGGAGGCATCTGCTGCGGCATCGGCGGCATCGGTGGCCGCGGCATCGGGGGAGCAGGTTGGACGTACTGCTGCGGCGGCGGTACCGCTTGACGGACCGGGGGTGGCGGCGGCACGGACGGGGTGACCTGCGGTGCCGAGGGTGATGCCTGCGGGGTGATCGAGGCCGACGGCACCACCGCGTCGTCATTCGGTTGGTCGTCGCCGAGGGGCACCCAGCTCGGCAGGGCGGCAGACGATTCCGCCGCGGCCTGCTGTTCGTCGGCCATGAGTCCTCCCAGGTGGATACCTCCGCGACACCCGGGGAGTGCCGCTAACGCGGTGAACGCTACCAGTGGTCAGGTCGGTGCGGCCCGTTCAGTGCGGGTACGATGATCGGCGCTGTTTCCGAAACTTTCTGGGGGCTACGTTTTTCATGGCTGACGAGTACGCCGACGATGCTTTTGTGGACCCGCCCTGGCTGCAGTCGGGTGGGGGTACCCCCACTACCGCGCCACCCCCTCCGCCGCCCGTGCCGATGCTCGAACTGGACGGCGCAGTGCTCGGTGAGAACTCCCACGTCGGCCCCCTTGAGTCGGCCGAAGCCGACGAGGATCGAGCGGTAGTCCCGGCCCAACAGCGCCCGCCGGAGCCGGCCGCGCCGCAGCCGATCGTCCCTGGGCCGCCGGCGCCGGGACCGGTGCCGCAGGGATCGCCGCAGCCCGGGCCGCTGCAGGAGGCGCCGCCGAACGCGCCGGTACAGCAGATGCCGCCGCAGGGCTTCCAGCCCGCTCCCGGATTGCCGCCGCAGGGGCCGATGCCGCAAGGCGGCCCGATGCAGCAGATGCCGATGGCTGGCATGCCGATGCCGCAGGGCCCGATCCCGATGCCTCCGCAGGGCCCGGGATACTCCGAGCAGATGCCGCCGCAGGCCTACTACGGCCAACAGGTTCCGATGGCCGCGGTGCCGCCGCAGGTGGCGCACGCCATGCAGCAGCAGGGTCCGCAGTCGCACCTGGGCCTACACGAGCCGCAGCAGCGGAAACTCGCCCAGCAGGGATGGCGCAAAGCCGTCAACGCGGCGTCCGGCGGCTTGATCAAGCTCGGCGAGAGCAAGAGCCAGCAGCAGGTCAACGCCTTGGTGCAACGCGTTCGCGCACCGATCAGCGGGCAGTTCAACCTGGCCGTGCTCTCCCTCAAGGGCGGTGTCGGCAAGACGACGACGACCGTCGGCATCGGCTCGGCCTTCGCGTCCCTGCGTGGTGACCGCGTGATCGCCGTCGACGCCAATCCCGACTTGGGCACCTTGGCCAGCCGCATCCCGCGCCAGACCAATTCGACGGTGCGCACGCTGCTCAGTGCCGAGCGGACCGAGACCTATTCGGACATCCGGATGCACACGTCGCAGGCGGTGTCGCGCCTGGAGGTGCTCGCATCGGAGCGCGATCCGGTGATCTCGGAATCGTTCAGCGAGGACGAGTACCGCAAGGTCATCGACATCTTGCAGCGGCACTACAACATCATTCTCACCGACTGCGGTACCGGACTCATGCACTCGGCGATGGGCGGCGTGCTGGATGTCGCGGACTCGCTCATCATCATCAGCTCACCGGCGATCGACGGGGCCGAGAGCGCGACGGCGACGCTGGACTGGCTCAGTCTGCACGGCTACCAGCACCTGGTGCGCCAGGCCGTCGTCGTCATCTCCGCGTCGAAGCCCGGCGGTGCGCTGGTGGACCTGGACATGCTGACCCAGCACTTCCTGGGCAAGGTCCGCGCGGTGCAGATCATTCCCTACGACGAGCATCTCGCCGTCGGCAGTCACATCGACCTGGATTCGCTGAACTCGCGTACGCGCACGGCATTCCTGGAGCTGGCCGCCACGGTCGCCGATTCCTTCGGACAGCCGGCCGCGCAGAACACGTGGGGCCAGATGCCCGCCCACGCTATGCAGCAGGGCGGCTACGGGATGCCGCAGGGGGGTCCTGAGCAGCAGCCCATGCCGCAACCGGGCATCGACAGCCAGATGACGCTGCCGCCCATGCCGCCGCAGCAGCCGTAGCCCGCGCGGTGTCAGCTCTCGAGCGGTATCAGCTCACGGGCTTGCGCCAGCCGCAGTAGGTGGTGAAGGGTGCGCCCCTGCTGCGGATCCAGTTGTTGGCTCCGGGGACGGAAGCACAGTCGTCGGTGTGGTCGCCGGGGATGATCGTGATGACCCGGAACGCGTATCCCGCGCAGTCCGGCGAGGGCAGCAGCCACTTGGTGGAGTCGTCGTAGCAGTGACCGACGAGCATGTTGGCGTCGGCGCAGTAGACGCGCTCGTCGGAGAGAGCGAACTTGCCGTCCTCTTTCCCGCATTCCGCTTTGGTCTTGACGACGTTGATGACGCGGTAGGTGGCGTTGGGGGAGTCGCACGGGGCCTTCACCGCGTCGTCGGGCAGGCCCGACGCGCAGTCGCCGACGGCGAACGCCGGGATGGTCGACCCGTCGCCGCGGAAGAAGATCAGGGCGACCGCCGCGATGGCGCCGACCACCAGGACGACGGCGCCGACGCAGAGTCCGATGATGAGTCCCTTGCGTGACTTGCGCGGCCCCGCGGGCGGCGAAGGCGGCGCGCCCGGAAACCCGGGGGGAGGACCGGTCGGGGCACCGCCCGGGAATCCGGGCGGAGGGGTGCTCGGAGGTCCGAAGGGCGGCCCGGATGGCCCGCTCGGCGGGCCGAACGGGGGTCCGGAAGGTCCTGGCGTCACGGGGGGTTGGTTCACGGTGCGTCAGCCTAACCTATGCTGGTCCGCGTGACCGGTGGGTAACGCCGGATATGCCAGATCAGGGTGGGGAGGATATGGACGCGGAGAACGAGACGCCGCCACCGCAGGAGTGGATGGTGCCGACGGTGGGGCGGGCCGCGACGCGGTCGGGATCGATCGTCGTCGAGACCACCGAACAGGGACTGCCGCGGGCGATCACCATCGAGGCGTCGGAGATGGATCAGCCGGCTGCCGTGTTGGCGAAACGAATCGTCGGGCTGTGCCGGCAGGCCGCGTTGACCGCCGGGTTGCGCCGTCGGGAGCAGTTGGTGGCGGCCGGCGTCGACTCCGCGACGCTCTCCTACATGGGTCTGCCGACCGCCGACGACGTGCGGGCCGCCGAGGACGAGTCCGACGACGAGCCGCCAGAGACGTGGTTGAGGCGGGTATGAACGAGAAGAATGCGACGCCGCCGCCGTGGCCGGTGAACGAGAACGGGTTTCCCGCGGCGGTACCGCTGCCGGATTCGCCGCCACTGCCGCCGGAGCGCGCCATCACTTTCGACGATTTGCAGCAGGCCGCGACCGCTGCGCTGGATCGCATCCAGACCGCCGCGGAAGAGATGGGTGCCATCAGCATCCGGGAGTCGTCCGAAGACGGCTATGTGACCGTCGACGTGAACGGCAAGGGTGAGCTGACCGGGTTGTGGCTCGACGACGCCGCGATGGAGCAGACGGGCGCCGAGTTGGGTGCCCAGATCGTCGCTACCGCGTCTGCGGCCGTTGCGAAGGCTTTCGGTCAGGTCGGTGACGTCATCACCGCGTTCAACGAGAAGTCGGCAGAGATCGCCGGGCCGTCGTCGCCCGAGCAGTAGTTCAGCGGGGCGGCGGGCGCTTGTC
This genomic interval from Gordonia sp. X0973 contains the following:
- a CDS encoding ribose-5-phosphate isomerase — protein: MRVYLGADHAGFELKNRIAEHLRSAGHEVVDCGAHEYDALDDYPAFCIDAATKTVADPGSLGIVLGGSGNGEQIAANKVPGARCALAWSTETAELARQHNNAQLIGIGGRMHTEEEALAIVDAFLAAKWSEEPRHQRRIDILAEYERTGIAPAVPGA
- a CDS encoding Fpg/Nei family DNA glycosylase, whose translation is MPEGHTLHRLARRQQRLFGGHPVALSSPQGRFADEAAALDGWTFHRAQAWGKHLVQEYRSPDSTPRAGARQLVHIHLGIYGAFRDLPVPPGPPVGQVRLRIVGPDAAVDLRGPNACELYTPADLDDLIARLGPDPLRADADPSRAKAAIQRSKRPVGALLMDQKVIAGVGNVYRAEVLYRAGINPYRPGTSISDEEFDALWTDLLLLMPVGVRRGQMHVMRPDDDHGAPSYRPDRPRTYVYRRAGEPCRICGTPVAHAVMEGRNLFWCPTCQP
- a CDS encoding protein kinase: MAFEPGEVFAGYRIIDVLGTGGMGTVYRVSHPRLEREEALKTVRAQTGMDNADERFRREARAAANLHHPGIVTIHEFGVTDGVPWYTMDYLAGEDLAATAGQLPAPTVAQTISQVAAALDYAHARSVIHRDVKPANIILTRAPSGHLDRAILVDFGIVKDTATNPVNLTQPFAPLGSPPYMAPEIIRGEPASPASDQYSLAVTAFQALTGHTPYTGSTGELLAAHTTAPPPAISRHRPDLAAADHVLTRALAKNPAERYPTCTDFATALGAAISTPSQQTLIPGAMTTPIPPAVSRPPQPNLFPTPAAHTPYPGTAINGPFPGGVTSPTFVTVKPKRKRKKYLIAAVVAILLAAGGTVGGIVATRDHHPIQNEAWHIPNPPGVQKGSWTSISTAANYGLNAKGITACGIAAGKVYCWGTDDSRYQLGTGKQNGPTTQHLVAGQKSDSNVSDISVGSDYSCAIGGPKRKVSCWGTGPLNVSDDKKDTEGPVTDAISISTSPYRACAVVADGTVKCWGATGALIPPFDKSKPGSDRATAMNIFPPSTAVLTTLMSTCVISTGPANVTCQAQTATGAPIEKPSDFPAYAATIAGPSGVVALAATGFGKTWCAVTKTSVYCWGQGLYGMVGNGQNDVGPFSPTRVDVLTDPTSVSGGDDYFCAAAHGLAYCWGNDVLKTGRLGLPAGEYYVPTQVPGLSRVTQVAAGVTFTCAIADGERYCWGQPPKAA
- a CDS encoding MinD/ParA family protein, whose product is MADEQQAAAESSAALPSWVPLGDDQPNDDAVVPSASITPQASPSAPQVTPSVPPPPPVRQAVPPPQQYVQPAPPMPRPPMPPMPQQMPPGQYAPGPPPVQHRPPALRPQVPGVDNLASMTRTSMRQRWRGLPGFGRRGVGQTSIHEQLLARVNQPIRGDYRIAVLSLKGGVGKTTTTIGLGATFATLRGDRVIAVDANPDLGTLAQRVPLQTNSTVRDLIADTTIQRYSDVRAHTSQAPNRLEVLASERDPAQAESFSEDEYRQVMAILQRYYNIILTDCGTGLSHSAMRGVLDLAHSIILVTSPALDGARSADATLDWLQAHGYGHLVSNAVLVISSSRAGSSRIDADQLAQHFLTKCRAVHELPYDEHLAEGSIVDLDQVSRAAREALTELSATIADDMGRIN
- a CDS encoding MinD/ParA family protein; the encoded protein is MADEYADDAFVDPPWLQSGGGTPTTAPPPPPPVPMLELDGAVLGENSHVGPLESAEADEDRAVVPAQQRPPEPAAPQPIVPGPPAPGPVPQGSPQPGPLQEAPPNAPVQQMPPQGFQPAPGLPPQGPMPQGGPMQQMPMAGMPMPQGPIPMPPQGPGYSEQMPPQAYYGQQVPMAAVPPQVAHAMQQQGPQSHLGLHEPQQRKLAQQGWRKAVNAASGGLIKLGESKSQQQVNALVQRVRAPISGQFNLAVLSLKGGVGKTTTTVGIGSAFASLRGDRVIAVDANPDLGTLASRIPRQTNSTVRTLLSAERTETYSDIRMHTSQAVSRLEVLASERDPVISESFSEDEYRKVIDILQRHYNIILTDCGTGLMHSAMGGVLDVADSLIIISSPAIDGAESATATLDWLSLHGYQHLVRQAVVVISASKPGGALVDLDMLTQHFLGKVRAVQIIPYDEHLAVGSHIDLDSLNSRTRTAFLELAATVADSFGQPAAQNTWGQMPAHAMQQGGYGMPQGGPEQQPMPQPGIDSQMTLPPMPPQQP
- a CDS encoding YbaB/EbfC family nucleoid-associated protein, encoding MNEKNATPPPWPVNENGFPAAVPLPDSPPLPPERAITFDDLQQAATAALDRIQTAAEEMGAISIRESSEDGYVTVDVNGKGELTGLWLDDAAMEQTGAELGAQIVATASAAVAKAFGQVGDVITAFNEKSAEIAGPSSPEQ